The DNA window GGCGTCGGTGTCGCTCAGGTGCAGGGCACCATAAGGGTCCTGCTTGGCCACATCGCCCTCATGTGCGCGGATGATGCGGACATCCTTCAGCCCCAACCGCTCGGCCACCTCGGCCTGATAGACCAACGTCTCGGTAAAGAGCATCTGAGTGTCCACGAACAACACCGGCACCGATTGGTCGATCACCGCCGCCATGTGCAGCAGAACCACCGATTCCGCGCCAAAGCTGGACACCAGCGCGATGTTACCTGCATCCGCCAGCGCCCCGTGCATGACATCGGTGGCACTGTGGTGACGGTAGCGGTCGTTCAGGGCCTCGACCTTGTCGGTCAGGGCCTGACGATCCGCTCCCAGTTCCGTCTGGATCTCGTCAAGCGGCATCGGCCTGTGCCTCGGGGTAAAGAGCCGCTTTGAACGGCGCCAGACCAAGGCGACGGTAGGTCTGCAGGAACGTCTCGTCCTTGCTGTCGCGCAGGTCGAGGTAGGCGTAAACCAGACGCTCTACTGCCGGAACAATCTCATCATACGAGAAGCCGGGACCAGCACGTTCACCGATGGAGGCGTTTTCCGAACCGTCGCCACCCAGCGTGATCTGGTAGCTTTCGACGCCAGCCCGGTCCAGGCCCAGGATGCCGATGTGACCCACATGGTGGTGGCCACAGGCGTTGATGCAGCCAGAGATCTTGATCTTCAGGTGGCCGATGTCGTGTTCCAGCTTCAGCTCGTCAAAACGGGTCGCGATGGTTTCAGCAACCGGGATCGAGCGGGCCGTGGCCAGCGCGCAATAATCCATGCCGGGGCAGGCGATGATGTCGCTGATCAGACCGATGTTGGCGGTCGCCAGCTCGTGCTCTTTCAGCTTTGCGTGGATCGCAGGCAGGTCCGATTTGTGGACATGCGGCAGGATCACGTTCTGCTCGTGGCTGATGCGCAGCTCGTCATAGCCGAAATCTTGCGCCAGATCCGCCA is part of the Falsiruegeria litorea R37 genome and encodes:
- a CDS encoding phosphoadenylyl-sulfate reductase is translated as MPLDEIQTELGADRQALTDKVEALNDRYRHHSATDVMHGALADAGNIALVSSFGAESVVLLHMAAVIDQSVPVLFVDTQMLFTETLVYQAEVAERLGLKDVRIIRAHEGDVAKQDPYGALHLSDTDACCTLRKTIPLQRALGGFDGWITGRKRFQAGTRAALDFFEVEDGTGRVKVNPLAHWAPEDVRAYMEENRLPRHPLVAQGYPSIGCAPCTSKVKPGEDPRAGRWRNENKEECGIHFVDGKMVRVGDKT